Proteins from one Telopea speciosissima isolate NSW1024214 ecotype Mountain lineage chromosome 1, Tspe_v1, whole genome shotgun sequence genomic window:
- the LOC122648710 gene encoding 3-hydroxyacyl-[acyl-carrier-protein] dehydratase FabZ-like, whose product MEATAFSNSFSSPHTSHSTLNPRSLDHGFLAPPPAFSQRTNSLPRISVSNPRSRVLSVASKNRSNFITRCSANGAENADKEIPIEKRYPAFPTVMDINQIREILPHRFPFLLVDRVIEYNPGVSAVAIKNVTINDNFFPGHFPERPIMPGVLMIEAMAQVGGLVMLQPDVGGSRENFFFAGIDKVRFRKPVIAGDTLVMRMKLVKLQKRFGIAKMEGKAYVGGEVVCEGEFLMATGSSE is encoded by the exons ATGGAAGCTACTGCCTTCTCCAATTCCTTCTCATCTCCACATACATCTCATTCGACTCTCAATCCGAGGTCCCTCGACCATGGCTTCTTAGCTCCTCCACCTGCCTTCTCTCAAAGAACCAACTCCTTGCCTCGAATCTCTGTTTCCAACCCTAGATCTCGTGTTTTGTCTGTTGCATCCAAGAACAGGAGTAACTTCATCACTCGCTGCTCCGCAAACGGCGCTGAGAATGCAGATAAGGAGATACCCATCGAAAAGA GATATCCTGCATTTCCAACCGTTATGGATATTAACCAGATTCGTGAGATTTTGCCGCACAG GTTTCCATTTCTTCTGGTGGATAGAGTGATCGAATACAATCCTGGGGTCTCAGCTGTCGCAATTAAGAATGTAACAATAAATGATAACTTCTTCCCTGGACATTTCCCTGAGAGGCCCATTATGCCCGGTGTTCTCATGATTGAG GCTATGGCCCAGGTTGGAGGATTGGTGATGCTGCAACCTGATGTGGGTGGCTCTCGTGAAAATTTCTTCTTTGCAGGAATTGACAAAGTAAGGTTCCGGAAGCCAGTGATTGCAGGTGACACCTTGGTCATGCGAATGAAACTTGTTAAGCTGCAGAAGCGCTTTGGAATAGCCAAAATGGAAGGGAAGGCATATGTTGGAGGGGAGGTAGTATGTGAGGGAGAGTTCTTGATGGCTACTGGTAGTAGTGAATAA